One Polaribacter sp. SA4-12 genomic window carries:
- a CDS encoding peroxiredoxin — protein MATAVGKKFPDLNVDAMNEMGDTFKINVLEEAVNNKKKVLLFWYPKDFTFVCPTELHAFQAALGEFEKRNTIVIGASCDTPEVHFAWLSQAKDNGGIEGVTYPILADSNRNLSSILGILDITNETFDEASQTIQVEGDNVTYRATYIIDEDGVVQHESINNMPLGRNVGEYLRLVDALTHVQEKGEVCPANWEEGKDAMSPDAKGTAAYLASH, from the coding sequence ATGGCAACAGCAGTTGGAAAAAAATTCCCAGATTTAAATGTAGACGCAATGAATGAAATGGGCGATACATTTAAAATAAATGTATTAGAAGAAGCAGTTAATAATAAAAAGAAAGTTTTATTATTCTGGTATCCAAAAGATTTTACATTTGTTTGTCCTACGGAATTACATGCTTTTCAAGCAGCTTTAGGTGAATTTGAAAAAAGAAATACAATTGTAATTGGTGCATCTTGTGATACTCCAGAGGTTCATTTTGCATGGTTAAGTCAAGCTAAAGATAATGGTGGAATTGAAGGTGTTACTTATCCAATTTTAGCTGACAGTAATAGAAACTTATCATCAATCTTAGGGATTTTAGATATCACTAATGAAACTTTTGATGAAGCTTCTCAAACAATTCAAGTTGAAGGAGATAATGTAACTTATAGAGCAACTTATATTATTGATGAAGATGGTGTTGTACAACACGAAAGTATCAATAACATGCCTTTAGGAAGAAATGTTGGTGAATATTTACGTTTGGTTGATGCTTTAACGCACGTACAAGAAAAAGGTGAAGTTTGTCCAGCAAACTGGGAAGAAGGTAAAGATGCAATGTCTCCTGATGCAAAAGGAACAGCTGCTTATTTAGCTTCTCACTAA
- a CDS encoding SGNH/GDSL hydrolase family protein, with protein sequence MNLRYVLGSIVSLPLLPLLYFQGKNIRKKVPKLPEAQEPKGIVTGNFNKTLNILSIGESTIAGVGVDYHKNGFTGALANTLSKELESNINWRVYAKSGYTVKQVYKKIIPEIEENTTDIIVVGMGGNDAFTLNSPKKWASDIYNLIDLLQNKYPNTPIFFTNMPPIKEFPAFTKSIKFVIGNLVEILGQELNNAIINKENVYYNNEIITLKNWSKRHSLPSNNSKIYFSDGVHPSKLTYHVWGEEMAGFIKTRIK encoded by the coding sequence ATGAATTTAAGATATGTTTTAGGCAGTATTGTTTCGTTACCTCTTTTACCTTTATTATATTTTCAAGGAAAAAATATTAGAAAAAAAGTACCTAAACTTCCTGAAGCACAAGAACCAAAAGGTATTGTAACGGGTAATTTTAATAAAACTCTAAATATATTATCTATTGGAGAAAGTACAATTGCTGGTGTTGGTGTAGATTATCATAAAAATGGGTTTACAGGCGCTTTAGCAAACACACTTTCAAAAGAATTAGAAAGCAATATAAACTGGAGAGTCTATGCTAAAAGTGGATATACTGTAAAACAGGTTTACAAAAAAATTATCCCTGAAATAGAAGAAAACACTACAGACATTATTGTTGTTGGAATGGGTGGAAATGATGCTTTCACATTAAATTCTCCAAAAAAATGGGCTTCTGACATTTACAATCTCATAGATTTACTTCAAAATAAATATCCAAATACACCTATATTTTTCACTAATATGCCTCCTATAAAAGAGTTTCCGGCATTTACAAAAAGTATAAAATTTGTAATTGGTAATTTGGTTGAAATCTTAGGTCAAGAATTAAACAATGCTATAATAAACAAAGAAAATGTTTATTATAATAATGAGATAATCACTTTAAAGAATTGGAGTAAAAGACATTCTCTACCTTCTAATAATTCTAAAATATATTTTAGCGATGGTGTTCATCCTTCTAAATTAACCTACCACGTTTGGGGAGAAGAAATGGCTGGTTTTATTAAGACGAGAATCAAATAA
- a CDS encoding pyruvate dehydrogenase complex dihydrolipoamide acetyltransferase, producing MATIINMPRLSDTMEEGVVAKWLKKVGDKIEEGDILAEIETDKATMEFESFYEGTLLYVGLKEGETSPVDVLLAVIGEEGEDISAIINGSSEPAKVEVTEEVKEEAPAASTTITIPEGVEIIAMPRLSDTMTDGTVATWLKKVGDVVSEGDILAEIETDKATMEFECFYEGTILYIGVQEGETAPVDSLLTIIGPAGTDVSALVANGGAVTTTEEPAATAEKTTTKPAAKTEEAKPVATTNNTSNGRIFVSPLAKKIASDKGINLADVKGSGENGRIIKKDVENYTPALQIVEVATSTPAAGVENSEEVKNSQMRKAIAKSLGNSKFSAPDFSLNIEVNMDNAMASRKTINAIPDVKVSFNDMVVKACAMALKKHPQVNTSWTDANTIYHSHIHVGVAVAVDDGLLVPVIKHTDQLSLTQIGAGVRDLAGKARNKKIAPTDMQGSTFTVSNLGMFGIENFNSIINQPNSAILSVGAIVEKPVVKDGQIVVGNTMQLTLTCDHRTVDGAVGAQFLQTLKTFIENPVTMLA from the coding sequence ATGGCTACAATAATAAATATGCCCCGATTAAGTGACACCATGGAAGAAGGTGTTGTGGCAAAATGGTTAAAGAAAGTTGGAGATAAAATTGAAGAAGGTGATATTTTAGCTGAAATTGAAACAGACAAAGCAACTATGGAATTTGAGTCTTTCTATGAAGGAACTCTATTATATGTTGGTCTTAAAGAAGGTGAAACTTCTCCTGTTGATGTTTTATTAGCCGTAATTGGTGAAGAAGGTGAAGATATTTCTGCAATTATAAACGGAAGTTCAGAACCTGCAAAGGTTGAAGTTACAGAAGAAGTTAAGGAAGAAGCTCCTGCTGCAAGTACTACTATTACTATTCCTGAAGGAGTTGAAATAATAGCAATGCCTCGTTTAAGTGACACGATGACTGATGGAACTGTGGCAACATGGTTAAAGAAAGTTGGAGACGTTGTTTCTGAAGGTGATATACTTGCTGAAATTGAAACAGATAAAGCAACAATGGAGTTTGAATGTTTCTATGAAGGAACAATTTTATACATTGGTGTACAAGAAGGAGAAACTGCTCCTGTAGACAGTTTGTTAACTATTATTGGCCCTGCTGGAACAGATGTTTCTGCTTTGGTTGCTAATGGTGGTGCTGTTACTACAACAGAAGAGCCTGCTGCCACTGCTGAAAAGACAACAACGAAACCTGCAGCAAAAACTGAAGAAGCAAAACCTGTTGCAACAACAAATAACACATCTAACGGACGTATTTTTGTTTCTCCATTAGCAAAGAAAATTGCTTCTGATAAAGGAATTAATTTAGCAGACGTAAAAGGTTCTGGTGAAAACGGAAGAATCATTAAAAAAGATGTTGAGAACTATACTCCTGCTTTACAAATAGTTGAAGTTGCTACTTCTACTCCAGCTGCTGGCGTAGAAAACTCAGAAGAAGTTAAAAACTCTCAAATGCGTAAAGCAATTGCGAAGTCTTTAGGTAATTCTAAATTCTCTGCTCCAGATTTCAGTTTAAATATTGAAGTTAACATGGACAATGCAATGGCTTCTAGAAAAACCATAAATGCAATTCCTGATGTTAAAGTATCATTTAATGATATGGTTGTTAAAGCATGTGCAATGGCATTGAAAAAACATCCTCAAGTTAACACATCTTGGACAGATGCAAACACTATTTATCACAGCCATATTCACGTAGGTGTTGCTGTTGCTGTAGATGATGGTTTATTAGTACCAGTAATTAAGCACACAGACCAATTAAGTTTAACTCAAATTGGTGCAGGTGTTAGAGATTTAGCCGGTAAAGCAAGAAACAAGAAAATAGCTCCTACAGATATGCAAGGAAGTACTTTTACTGTTTCTAACTTAGGTATGTTTGGTATCGAGAACTTTAACTCTATTATCAATCAACCTAACTCAGCAATTTTATCTGTTGGTGCAATTGTAGAAAAACCGGTTGTAAAAGACGGACAAATAGTTGTTGGTAATACGATGCAATTGACATTAACTTGCGATCACAGAACTGTAGATGGTGCTGTTGGTGCTCAATTCTTACAAACATTAAAAACGTTTATTGAAAACCCTGTTACAATGTTAGCTTAG
- a CDS encoding thioredoxin family protein yields MVQELSQDNLAEIVSDNKTVVVQFSAGWCGNCRIMKPKFKKLSTEKEEMVFVIVDSEKFPESRKLADVSNLPTFATFVDGKFVNQTQTNKFDVLKDLVNEVI; encoded by the coding sequence ATGGTACAAGAATTAAGTCAAGATAATTTAGCAGAAATAGTTTCTGATAACAAAACAGTCGTTGTACAATTTTCAGCAGGTTGGTGTGGAAACTGTAGAATTATGAAACCAAAATTCAAGAAACTTTCTACAGAAAAGGAAGAGATGGTTTTTGTAATTGTAGATTCAGAAAAATTTCCTGAAAGCAGAAAATTAGCAGATGTTAGTAATTTACCAACATTCGCAACTTTTGTAGATGGTAAATTTGTAAATCAAACGCAAACAAACAAGTTTGATGTATTGAAGGACTTGGTAAACGAAGTTATTTAA
- a CDS encoding MarR family winged helix-turn-helix transcriptional regulator, which yields MEKLKSIDHELRATWQAVAKVYNERAAKHDSTMATAFVLLNIDKQKGTPSTALGPLMGMEPTSLSRILKTMEDKGAISREKNPDDGRSVIIKLTEYGKEMRKVSKGHVIQFNDTVRKNVSEKDLEGFFKVTATINKLIADRDIYENVNNKAV from the coding sequence ATGGAAAAATTAAAATCAATAGATCATGAACTTAGAGCAACATGGCAAGCTGTTGCAAAAGTTTATAATGAAAGAGCTGCAAAGCACGATAGTACAATGGCCACCGCTTTTGTTTTATTAAATATTGATAAGCAAAAAGGAACTCCTTCTACAGCTTTAGGTCCTTTAATGGGAATGGAACCAACAAGTCTTTCTAGAATTTTAAAAACGATGGAAGATAAAGGTGCTATTTCTAGAGAAAAAAATCCTGATGATGGTAGAAGTGTAATCATAAAATTAACTGAATATGGCAAAGAAATGCGCAAAGTATCTAAAGGTCATGTAATACAATTTAATGATACAGTAAGAAAAAACGTTTCTGAAAAAGACTTAGAAGGTTTCTTTAAAGTAACAGCAACAATTAATAAACTTATTGCCGACAGAGATATTTATGAAAATGTCAACAATAAAGCAGTATAA
- a CDS encoding mechanosensitive ion channel family protein, with translation MQGKLEQVTDTIVEEANSILDYTFTFSKEISISLKGLLFVAVALVVTAFVLKLLRRFITRKMPENDKVKFISVFSYIRWVVFLVIFLIAMDASGVNVTAVFAASAVLLIGVGLALQTLFQDIISGIFILVDQSVHVGDIIELEGKVGRVLDIRLRTTRAVTIDNKVLVIPNHLYLTNILFNWTENGTETRESVTVGVAYGSDVELVKQVLLAATKKNDKILKIPEPKVLFTDFADSSLNFKLVFSLNDSFETRFVQSDLRFEIDKKFKENNITIPFPQRDVHLIK, from the coding sequence ATGCAAGGCAAATTAGAGCAAGTTACAGACACTATTGTAGAGGAAGCTAATTCAATTTTAGATTATACATTTACATTTAGTAAAGAAATAAGTATTTCCCTTAAAGGGTTATTATTTGTTGCCGTTGCTCTAGTTGTTACAGCCTTTGTTTTAAAACTGTTAAGAAGGTTTATCACCAGAAAAATGCCGGAAAATGATAAAGTTAAATTCATAAGTGTTTTTAGCTACATAAGATGGGTGGTTTTTTTAGTGATATTTTTAATTGCTATGGATGCTTCTGGTGTAAACGTAACAGCAGTGTTTGCTGCATCTGCAGTACTTTTAATTGGTGTTGGTTTAGCTTTGCAAACTTTATTTCAAGATATTATATCTGGTATTTTTATTCTAGTAGATCAATCTGTTCATGTTGGTGATATTATTGAATTAGAAGGAAAAGTTGGCAGGGTTTTAGATATAAGACTAAGAACAACAAGAGCTGTAACTATAGATAATAAAGTTTTAGTAATACCTAATCATTTATATTTAACCAATATTTTATTTAACTGGACAGAAAATGGAACAGAAACAAGAGAGTCTGTAACTGTGGGTGTCGCTTATGGAAGTGATGTAGAGTTGGTAAAACAAGTTTTACTTGCTGCTACAAAAAAGAATGATAAAATTTTAAAAATTCCAGAACCAAAAGTATTATTTACAGATTTTGCAGATAGTTCATTAAACTTTAAACTTGTTTTTTCTTTAAATGATAGTTTTGAAACAAGGTTTGTACAAAGTGATTTACGATTTGAAATTGATAAAAAATTTAAAGAAAATAATATTACAATTCCATTTCCACAGAGAGATGTACACCTTATAAAATAA
- a CDS encoding flavin monoamine oxidase family protein — MKKKMLILGGGISGIYLGYKLKNAGFSIKILEANNIIGGRIFTKKIGETKIELGATWLWRYNEELLNVCRELNISLFEQNMNGDALFEATNDNLPQRFSIPKNQEISYRIVGGTATILEKLAQDFSDDELQLNQKVIKIEDDNTSTKVITKDSEFIADVVISTIPPQLLVNSVEFSSELDSKFIQVANNTHTWMKDSIKFALVYKAPFWKENGLSGVGFSNIGPFTEIYDHSDFENNHFALMGFLNGHLVNETKEFREEKIKEQLNKFFGEDGKNYLSYQEKVWSEDEFVNFKNDHFISPHFNNGHEIYQQKYLNGKLIIAGSETSPSYGGYMEGAIYRGNQIVEQLKNISSK; from the coding sequence ATGAAAAAGAAGATGCTCATTCTTGGAGGAGGAATTTCAGGAATCTATTTAGGTTATAAATTGAAAAACGCAGGTTTTTCAATAAAAATACTTGAAGCCAATAATATAATCGGAGGAAGAATCTTCACTAAAAAAATTGGTGAAACAAAAATTGAATTAGGAGCAACTTGGCTTTGGAGATATAATGAAGAATTATTAAATGTTTGCAGAGAACTAAACATCTCTTTGTTTGAACAAAACATGAATGGTGACGCTTTATTTGAAGCAACAAACGATAATTTACCTCAACGATTTAGCATTCCTAAAAATCAAGAGATTAGTTATAGAATTGTTGGTGGAACTGCAACTATTTTAGAAAAATTAGCTCAAGATTTTTCTGATGATGAGTTACAACTTAATCAAAAAGTTATTAAAATTGAGGATGATAACACATCAACAAAAGTAATTACTAAAGATTCAGAATTTATTGCTGATGTTGTTATTTCTACAATTCCGCCTCAGTTATTGGTAAACTCTGTTGAATTTTCTTCAGAATTAGATTCAAAGTTTATTCAAGTTGCAAATAACACACATACTTGGATGAAAGATTCCATAAAATTTGCACTCGTTTACAAAGCTCCTTTCTGGAAAGAAAATGGTTTATCGGGAGTTGGCTTTAGTAATATTGGTCCGTTTACAGAGATTTACGATCATTCAGACTTTGAAAACAATCATTTTGCTTTAATGGGATTTTTAAATGGCCATTTAGTTAATGAAACTAAAGAATTTAGAGAAGAAAAGATCAAAGAACAACTCAATAAATTTTTCGGAGAAGATGGTAAAAACTATCTTTCTTATCAAGAAAAAGTATGGAGTGAAGATGAATTCGTTAATTTTAAAAATGATCATTTTATAAGTCCGCATTTTAATAACGGACATGAAATTTATCAACAAAAATATTTAAATGGTAAATTAATAATTGCAGGTTCTGAAACTTCACCAAGCTATGGTGGTTATATGGAAGGTGCTATATATAGAGGAAATCAAATTGTAGAACAATTAAAAAATATTTCCAGTAAATAA
- a CDS encoding ABC transporter permease has protein sequence MSKLKLIIQREFIAKVRNKSFIMMTFLSPLLMVGMGALVYFLMQKNDEKVKKIVYVDNSGMFSKEDFKDSKTIHYTDYTALGTEETKKKVEEGNYYGALIIPKQDSLELLAKSIEFYSKDSPGMSVMNSMENKIESKIRNQKLNNFGIDLEKIKASKINTDIKMFNFSGEESSKLINGLKIGIGAFAGYMLMMFVMIYGTSVMRSVIEEKTSRIIEIIVSSVKPFQLMLGKILGNASAGLLQFFIWGIILFIISIVASSVFGVDVVEMQTARVPAEQMEAVKAAAGGDKMQLVIQEILKLPLLKMFVLFIFYFLGGFMLYSSLFAAVGAAVDNETDTQQFMMPIMLPLILGVYVGFATVINDPHGSIAVLFSHIPFTSPIVMLMRVPFGVSWYELAISIALLLVTFVFMVWLAAKIYRVGILMYGKKPTYKDLYKWLKYKG, from the coding sequence ATGAGCAAGTTAAAACTAATTATACAGAGAGAGTTTATTGCGAAGGTTCGTAATAAATCATTTATAATGATGACTTTTTTAAGTCCGTTATTAATGGTAGGAATGGGAGCTTTGGTTTATTTTCTGATGCAAAAAAATGACGAAAAAGTTAAAAAAATCGTTTATGTAGATAATTCAGGAATGTTTTCTAAAGAAGATTTTAAAGATTCTAAAACGATTCATTATACAGATTACACAGCTTTAGGAACAGAAGAAACAAAGAAAAAAGTTGAAGAAGGAAATTACTATGGAGCGTTAATTATACCTAAACAAGATAGTTTAGAGTTGTTAGCAAAATCAATAGAGTTTTATTCTAAAGATTCTCCAGGAATGTCTGTAATGAATTCTATGGAAAACAAAATAGAATCAAAAATTAGAAATCAAAAATTAAATAATTTTGGTATTGATTTAGAAAAAATTAAAGCTTCTAAAATTAATACAGACATTAAAATGTTTAACTTTTCTGGCGAAGAATCATCTAAATTAATAAATGGATTAAAAATTGGTATTGGTGCTTTTGCAGGTTATATGTTAATGATGTTTGTTATGATTTATGGAACTTCTGTAATGAGAAGTGTTATCGAAGAAAAAACAAGTAGAATTATAGAAATCATTGTTTCCTCTGTAAAACCTTTCCAACTAATGTTGGGTAAAATTTTAGGAAATGCATCTGCAGGTTTATTACAATTCTTTATTTGGGGAATTATACTTTTTATTATTTCGATAGTAGCTTCCTCTGTTTTTGGAGTAGATGTGGTAGAAATGCAAACGGCTAGAGTTCCTGCAGAACAAATGGAGGCTGTAAAAGCTGCCGCAGGAGGAGATAAAATGCAATTAGTTATTCAAGAAATTTTAAAATTACCTTTACTAAAAATGTTCGTTTTATTCATTTTTTACTTCTTAGGAGGCTTTATGTTATATAGTTCTTTATTTGCAGCAGTTGGTGCGGCAGTAGATAACGAAACAGACACACAACAATTTATGATGCCAATAATGTTACCTTTAATTTTAGGGGTTTATGTTGGTTTTGCAACGGTTATTAATGATCCTCATGGATCAATTGCTGTGCTATTTTCACACATTCCATTTACATCTCCAATTGTGATGTTGATGAGAGTTCCATTTGGTGTTTCTTGGTATGAATTAGCAATTTCTATAGCGTTATTATTGGTTACATTTGTATTTATGGTTTGGTTAGCAGCTAAAATTTACAGAGTAGGAATTTTAATGTATGGTAAAAAACCAACTTATAAAGATTTATATAAATGGTTAAAATATAAAGGATAA
- a CDS encoding GNAT family N-acetyltransferase, which yields MKDLEEKLKNPVWHSLNETHNKFLIEYDGVQFYKPDICIFGAFYDATKTTKALNEYSKIAERFFLVSEGGIPITDDNNVVLEKKINGCQLILDKQIDTEITEEIVLLTEEHIDEVYDLIWLVMPGFYQKGGFNMGKYYGIFKDDKLVAITGQRMQTNDFIEVSGVVTHPKYTRRGFAKQLVAHTTNEIIKENKFPILHTNKGNSAIPLYEKLGYRLTRDMNWWLFRRK from the coding sequence ATGAAAGATTTAGAAGAAAAATTAAAAAATCCTGTTTGGCATTCATTAAATGAAACGCATAATAAGTTTCTAATAGAATATGATGGAGTTCAATTTTACAAACCAGACATTTGCATTTTTGGGGCTTTTTATGATGCTACAAAAACAACAAAAGCTTTAAATGAATACTCTAAAATAGCTGAGAGATTCTTTTTAGTATCAGAAGGTGGAATACCAATTACTGATGACAACAATGTTGTTTTAGAAAAAAAAATTAACGGTTGCCAATTAATATTGGATAAACAAATAGACACCGAAATAACTGAAGAAATTGTTTTATTAACTGAAGAGCATATCGATGAAGTTTACGATTTAATTTGGTTAGTAATGCCTGGGTTTTATCAAAAGGGAGGTTTTAACATGGGTAAATACTATGGAATCTTTAAAGATGATAAGTTAGTTGCTATAACTGGTCAAAGAATGCAAACTAATGATTTTATTGAAGTAAGTGGTGTTGTTACTCATCCTAAGTATACAAGAAGAGGCTTTGCAAAACAATTGGTTGCCCACACAACAAATGAAATCATCAAAGAAAATAAATTCCCCATTTTACATACAAACAAAGGTAATTCGGCAATTCCTCTTTATGAGAAACTAGGATACAGGTTAACTAGAGATATGAATTGGTGGTTATTCCGCAGAAAATAA
- a CDS encoding sigma-54-dependent transcriptional regulator, whose product MPKILIIEDEAAIRRVLTKIISEENESYNVEEAEDGLLGIEMIKNNDYDLVLCDIKMPKMDGVEVLEKAKKIKPEIPIVMISGHGDLDTAVNTMRLGAFDYISKPPDLNRLLNTVRNALDTKTLIVENKRLKKKVSKSYQMIGESDAISQIKDMIEKVAATDARVLITGPNGTGKELVAHWLHEKSDRVKAPMIEVNCAAIPSELIESELFGHVKGSFTGANKDRAGKFEAANGGTIFLDEIGDMSLSAQAKVLRALQENKIQRVGSDRDIKVDVRIVAATNKDLKKEIAEGRFREDLYHRLAVILINVPSLNDRRDDIPLLVDFFTAKISEEQGTPKKGFSSSAIKLLQEYDWTGNIRELRNVVERLIILGEKEVSANDIKLFATK is encoded by the coding sequence ATGCCAAAGATTTTAATAATAGAAGATGAAGCTGCCATTAGAAGGGTATTAACAAAAATCATTTCAGAAGAAAATGAATCTTATAATGTAGAAGAAGCAGAAGATGGTTTATTAGGAATCGAAATGATTAAGAATAATGATTACGATTTAGTTTTATGTGATATTAAAATGCCAAAAATGGATGGTGTTGAGGTATTAGAAAAAGCGAAGAAAATAAAACCAGAAATACCAATTGTAATGATTTCTGGTCATGGAGATTTAGATACAGCTGTTAATACAATGCGTTTAGGAGCTTTCGATTATATTTCTAAGCCACCAGATTTAAACAGACTTTTAAATACGGTAAGAAATGCTTTAGATACCAAAACCTTAATTGTAGAAAATAAAAGGTTAAAGAAAAAGGTAAGTAAAAGTTACCAAATGATAGGTGAAAGTGATGCTATTTCTCAAATAAAAGATATGATTGAGAAAGTAGCAGCAACAGATGCAAGAGTTTTAATTACTGGACCAAATGGAACAGGAAAAGAATTAGTTGCTCATTGGTTACACGAAAAATCAGACAGAGTTAAAGCCCCAATGATTGAGGTAAATTGTGCTGCAATTCCATCAGAATTAATAGAAAGCGAATTATTTGGACATGTAAAAGGTTCTTTTACAGGAGCAAATAAAGACAGAGCAGGTAAGTTTGAGGCTGCAAATGGAGGAACTATTTTCTTAGATGAAATTGGTGACATGAGTTTGTCTGCACAAGCTAAGGTGTTACGTGCTTTACAAGAAAATAAAATTCAAAGAGTAGGTTCTGATAGAGATATTAAAGTAGATGTTAGAATTGTCGCAGCAACTAACAAGGATTTAAAAAAAGAAATTGCTGAAGGTAGATTTAGAGAAGATCTGTATCATAGATTAGCAGTTATTTTAATTAACGTTCCTTCTTTAAATGATAGAAGAGATGATATTCCTTTATTAGTCGATTTTTTCACTGCAAAAATTTCAGAAGAACAAGGAACTCCTAAAAAAGGATTTTCTTCATCAGCAATTAAACTTTTACAAGAGTATGATTGGACAGGTAACATTCGTGAATTGCGTAATGTTGTAGAGCGTTTAATTATTCTTGGCGAAAAAGAAGTGTCTGCAAATGACATTAAGTTATTCGCAACGAAATAG
- a CDS encoding ABC transporter ATP-binding protein: MKNLLEINNIVKNYGNFTALNDVSIHIPKGCVYGLLGPNGAGKTSLIRIINQITMPDSGSIILDGEPLSPHHTAQIGYLPEERGLYKSMKVGEQALYLAQLKGLSKAEAKKRLKYWFEKFDISAWWNKKIEELSKGMAQKVQFIVTVMHNPKLLIFDEPFSGFDPINAQLIAKEILQLRDEGATIIFSTHRMESVEEMCDEIALIDKSNKILDGKLADIKREFRTHTFQVGLNTDNPKEVEKTLKESFEVFPSNFKLLNDSLTLNVKLTEGNSSNDLLSFLTSRGEVQHFVELIPSANDIFIQAVNKNS; the protein is encoded by the coding sequence ATGAAAAATTTACTAGAAATAAACAATATTGTAAAGAATTACGGCAATTTTACTGCTTTAAATGACGTATCCATTCATATTCCTAAAGGTTGTGTTTATGGTTTGTTAGGTCCAAATGGAGCTGGAAAAACATCTTTAATTAGAATAATCAATCAAATTACAATGCCAGATAGTGGTTCTATCATTTTAGATGGAGAACCTTTGTCTCCACATCATACAGCACAAATTGGATATTTACCAGAAGAACGTGGTTTGTATAAATCGATGAAAGTTGGTGAACAGGCTTTGTATTTGGCACAATTAAAAGGTTTGAGTAAAGCTGAAGCTAAAAAACGTTTAAAATATTGGTTCGAAAAATTTGATATTTCTGCTTGGTGGAATAAGAAGATTGAAGAACTTTCTAAAGGAATGGCGCAAAAAGTACAATTTATTGTTACTGTAATGCATAATCCTAAATTATTAATTTTTGATGAACCTTTTTCTGGGTTTGATCCAATTAATGCACAATTAATTGCAAAAGAAATTTTACAACTTAGAGACGAAGGAGCAACCATTATTTTCTCTACACATAGAATGGAATCTGTAGAAGAAATGTGTGATGAAATTGCTTTGATTGATAAATCTAACAAAATTTTAGACGGAAAGTTAGCTGATATTAAACGTGAGTTTAGAACACATACTTTTCAAGTAGGGTTAAATACTGATAATCCTAAAGAAGTAGAAAAGACATTAAAAGAAAGTTTTGAGGTTTTTCCATCGAACTTTAAATTACTGAATGATAGTTTAACATTAAATGTGAAATTAACAGAAGGAAATTCTTCAAATGATTTGTTATCTTTTTTAACAAGTAGGGGAGAAGTGCAACATTTTGTTGAATTAATACCAAGTGCAAACGATATCTTTATTCAGGCAGTAAATAAAAACAGTTAA
- a CDS encoding DUF6952 family protein, with amino-acid sequence MKLPVIKHLTNFIEENDQDYVLETIETLEALTEVPSLKDEELDVIGELISNLYGAVEVDKMIKEGTPKKEALNSFMKRVLGSIDK; translated from the coding sequence ATGAAACTACCTGTAATAAAACACTTAACTAATTTTATCGAAGAAAACGATCAAGATTACGTTTTAGAAACAATTGAAACATTAGAAGCTTTAACAGAAGTTCCATCTTTAAAAGATGAAGAATTAGATGTTATTGGCGAGTTGATATCCAACTTATATGGAGCGGTTGAAGTAGATAAAATGATTAAGGAAGGAACACCTAAAAAAGAAGCTTTAAACAGTTTTATGAAACGTGTTTTAGGCTCTATAGATAAATAG